The sequence below is a genomic window from Fuerstiella sp..
TTCTCATGTCACCGCGTGATGCACGACTGCCTTCGGGATACTCGCCGAATTTCGTGTACTTGCCGCTGAGGATTCCGCGAGCCAGCGGGCTGTAGCTGACAACACCGATACCATGTTTTTGACACAATGGCAAAATTTCGACTTCGACATCACGATTCACGATATTGTACAGCGGCTGAATACACGCGAAGTGATTGAGATGGAACCGGTCACTGATCCAAAGTGATTCACAGATTTCCCAGGCGCGAAAATTGCTGCAGGCAATGTAATGAACCCGGCCACTTCGGACCATGTCGTCCAGAGCACGCAGGGACTCTTCCATTGGTGTCGAATTGTCGGGAGCGTGGTAGTAGTAGATGTCAATGTAATCCGTGCCCAGACGCCGGAGACTTGCGTCAAGCTCATGCATCAGATGCATGCGACTGCCGCCCTGCTGATTTGGACCATCCCCCATCTTCTGCCGTCCCTTGGTGGCCAGCACAATCCGGTCACGGCGGTCCGCAATCGCCCGGCCAACCACCTTTTCAGACTCCCCGGCGTTATACATGTTGGCGGTATCAATGAAATTGATCCCCTGATCGTATGCCTTGTGAATGATCTGCACCGAATCTGCTTCATTCGTCTGGCCGCCAAACATCATGGTTCCAAGACAGACCGGAGACACCTTGACGCCGCACTTCCCTACATTTCTAAAGTCCACTGTTAGTCCTCACGGTTGGTTGTTCAGGCTGAATCGTCCTGATGTTATCAGTAACAGGTGATGTCAAAAATCGATCAGTGACCGACAGATGCAGATAACATATGTTTCTGAAAGACGCCTTTCGATTCGGTCGGCTGCTGTTCTTTGGGAATATTCAACTGCGCTGAAATTGAAGGATGTGGTTCTGTTTGGATCCTTGATCCCGCTACAATCTCTGACAGTTACGGCGAGTCTTATAGAGCGGTGTCGCCGCGATGTTGTGAGTTTTCGAAAAAATCAATTACAGAGCATCCCTATGAATGTTTCGATTCGCCAGGTTCTGCTTTCCATCTGTCTGTTGCCCGCTGTGTCATCCGCGAAAGCTGAAGTGCCGGTTAACACACTGACACCTGCAGAGCAGCGCAGTGGATGGAAACTGCTGTTTGACGGAACAACATCAGCCGGCTGGCGGAACTACCGTGCCGGTGAACTGAGCGACGGCTGGGTGGTGGCGGACGGTGTTCTGGAACGTACAGCGAAAGGTGCGGGTGACATTGTCACCACCGAACAGTACCGATTCTTTGAACTGTCTCTCGAATATCGAGTTTCGAAGGCCGGCAACAGTGGGATTATGTTTCACGTGACCGAGGATTTCGACAGGCCCTGGTACAGTGGCCCGGAAGTGCAGATCCAGGATAATGTTGACGGACACGACCCCCAGAAATCCGGGTGGCTGTATCAGCTGTACAAGCCTGAAAAACCACACTGGGCGAAGCTGCTGGAAGAACAGGCAGGTATTGAAAGTACGGATGTCGACGATTCCACTCGACCTGCCGGAGACTGGAACCACGTTTATCTGCGCGTGTCACCCAGTCAATGTGAAGTGGCCATGAACGGAGTGAGCTACTTCTATTTTGTTAAGGGCAGTGAAGACTGGGACAAACGGGTTGCGGCCAGTAAATTCGCCGGATTCCCTCAGTTTGGGAAAGCCGAATCAGGACACATTTGCCTGCAGGACCATGGAGATCTGGTTGCATTTCGGAACATCAAAATTCGTGAGCTCGATATGGACGGGAAGGTTGCAGATCCCGTTGATGGCAGACTGCCGATTAAGGGCGTTGTTGCCTTTCCAAAGATGAAATGGGAGGGGTTTGAAACCGTCGATGAAAACGGGCTGGTTCATCAACTGCGTCCGATGGTGCTGACTCATGCGGGGGACGGGACGAACCGAGTGTTTGTCGCGACGCAGCGCGGAGCCATCTACGTTTTTCCAAACGATTCCGAGACCCGGCAGGCCAGGATGTTTCTGGATCTTCGTGAGCAGGTTCAGGACTGGGAAATCGATGATGAAGAAGGGCTGCTGGGACTCGCGTTCCATCCGAATTATGAATCGAATCGGCAATTCTACGTTTACTACAGTTCGGCCACTGAACCTCGTGTTTCTATTGTGTCGCGTTTTCTCGCCTCGGCTGACAACCCTGGGGTTGCAGATGCGGACAGTGAACAGATTGTCATAAAGATCCCTCAGCCGTTTTCCAATCACAACGGCGGAGCCATTGCCTTTGGTCATGACGGGTATTTGTACATTGGCCTTGGCGATGGAGGGGGACGTAATGATCCTCTGCAGCATGGTCAGAATCTAAAGACGTGGATGGGATCGATCCTGAGAATCGATGTGAATGCGACTGAACACGGGAAAAATTATGCGGTCCCCGCTGACAATCCGTTTCTGCAGCGAGAAGACGCTCTGCCCGAGATCTTTGCTTACGGCTTCCGTAACGTCTGGCGTCTGACAGTGGACCGGGCAACAGGCACTCTGTGGGCTCCGGATGTGGGGCAGGATTTTTGGGAAGAGATCAATATCGTAAAACCAGGCGGTAACTATGGCTGGAGTGTTCGTGAAGGCTCCTATCCGTTCAATAACAATCCTCCGACAACGAATGACGCTCCGATTGGCCCTGTCTGGGAATATGATCACCAGATTGGGAAATCGATTACCGGCGGTTTCGTCTACCGTGGCAAACAGTTCCCTGAACTGCAGGGATGTTATCTGTATGCCGACTTCGTCAGTGGAAAAATCTGGGCACTGCAGTACGACGAATCAACCGGTCGAGTGAACGGGAATATGAGCATCGCTTCGACCGGAATTCCGGTGCTGTCATTCGGCGAAGACGAGGACGGAGAAGTGTATTACAACCTTCAAACCGTGACCGGTCAGGGTATTTACCGATTCGAACGTTCTGAGTGAACAGCCGGCCCCACCCATCCCGGCCGGGCTTCTGCCGGCGTTTGTTCGGAAGTTTCACCACGAAGACAGGCGATCCGGTACGTTGCGGGTAATCTGCTGCACCTGTGGCTCTTTATCGGTCAGACCACGGGACCATGCGGTGCCTCCCGTTGTGAAAACGGTGCCACCGAGTGTATCGATGCCGATGGTCGCAGCACCACGCATCACGCGATATGTGTGTTCCGCATCACCAAACAGACTCTTCGGTGCAAATTCCAGGTTGCCGTCCCAAAGCCGGGGCGGAAGCAGGAATCTCAAAACACTTCGGCAGTCGAAATATGCTGCAGGTTCCACAGACAGTCGAATTCATCATGCGGTTTTCTGAAAACCGCGGCAAAACGCGTACATCGGATGAGGCGTCACCGGTGGATCACTTTGTCTGCGAATCGGTAGAGATTCCTGCCGAACGTCCTACTCGGCGAGTGCCTTTTTTATCGCCTGGACCGTCAGCTCTGCACGGAAACTGATGAGACGCCGTCCCCAGTCCATTGTCTGTTCCGCCGGAGCCAGATCCACACCGTTAATATGAAACCTGTCCGCTGCTAGACGTTGTTTGGTACGAACACTTTGCGGGTCGACACTCATCATCATCGCTGTCATGCCGAAATCGTCATGCAGACCCTCCGGCGTTTGTGAAATTCCCCGTTCTTCCAGCCAGTCTGCTACCGCCGCAAAATCATAATACTCCGGAATGTAATGCAGCCTGCCGCCCTGAGAGCTTCTGTTGAGCTGCTGGGCAACGTGCTTCATCCCATCCTGATTGCCGCCGCTGTCACCGATGAGAATGATATGTCTGAATCCGTGCGCACGAAGCGAGGCACAGATATCTGTCAGCAACGCTTCATATGTCTCTTCGGTCAGACTGATCGTGCCAGGATACTTCATGTGCAAAGTTGGCGGATCGATGTCACCTTCAGGAACAAACGGCACGATTGGAGCAACCAGTGCATCGCCGAGTTTACGGGCAATTGCGGCTGTGGTCCCTCGCAGCACGACGTTATGTTTGCCGGTGACCAGATAGGGACCGTTTTGCTCGACGCCTCCCGTGGCAACAATCACGGTGTCTTTACCGTCTCGCATTGCATCGCGGACTTCCATCCATGTCAAATCTTCGATGAACACAGTATCAACCGAATCGATCAGTCGTGGTGATTCCGGATCGGGACTCATCGGATCCGGAGGCGCGATGAAGGCAAGTGAAACGACAGCGAGCAGAGTGCAGAAGCGGGGCATAATGTTGTTCCTTGAATGT
It includes:
- a CDS encoding aldo/keto reductase; translated protein: MDFRNVGKCGVKVSPVCLGTMMFGGQTNEADSVQIIHKAYDQGINFIDTANMYNAGESEKVVGRAIADRRDRIVLATKGRQKMGDGPNQQGGSRMHLMHELDASLRRLGTDYIDIYYYHAPDNSTPMEESLRALDDMVRSGRVHYIACSNFRAWEICESLWISDRFHLNHFACIQPLYNIVNRDVEVEILPLCQKHGIGVVSYSPLARGILSGKYTKFGEYPEGSRASRGDMRMTQAELRPASFEIAQQIAAHCKTKGCTPSQFALAWVLANPILTSVIIGPRTMQQYDDNIKCLDVEITTDDEAFINGLVPIGEHSGFGFQDDAYPITGRGR
- a CDS encoding PQQ-dependent sugar dehydrogenase translates to MNVSIRQVLLSICLLPAVSSAKAEVPVNTLTPAEQRSGWKLLFDGTTSAGWRNYRAGELSDGWVVADGVLERTAKGAGDIVTTEQYRFFELSLEYRVSKAGNSGIMFHVTEDFDRPWYSGPEVQIQDNVDGHDPQKSGWLYQLYKPEKPHWAKLLEEQAGIESTDVDDSTRPAGDWNHVYLRVSPSQCEVAMNGVSYFYFVKGSEDWDKRVAASKFAGFPQFGKAESGHICLQDHGDLVAFRNIKIRELDMDGKVADPVDGRLPIKGVVAFPKMKWEGFETVDENGLVHQLRPMVLTHAGDGTNRVFVATQRGAIYVFPNDSETRQARMFLDLREQVQDWEIDDEEGLLGLAFHPNYESNRQFYVYYSSATEPRVSIVSRFLASADNPGVADADSEQIVIKIPQPFSNHNGGAIAFGHDGYLYIGLGDGGGRNDPLQHGQNLKTWMGSILRIDVNATEHGKNYAVPADNPFLQREDALPEIFAYGFRNVWRLTVDRATGTLWAPDVGQDFWEEINIVKPGGNYGWSVREGSYPFNNNPPTTNDAPIGPVWEYDHQIGKSITGGFVYRGKQFPELQGCYLYADFVSGKIWALQYDESTGRVNGNMSIASTGIPVLSFGEDEDGEVYYNLQTVTGQGIYRFERSE
- a CDS encoding creatininase family protein, with amino-acid sequence MPRFCTLLAVVSLAFIAPPDPMSPDPESPRLIDSVDTVFIEDLTWMEVRDAMRDGKDTVIVATGGVEQNGPYLVTGKHNVVLRGTTAAIARKLGDALVAPIVPFVPEGDIDPPTLHMKYPGTISLTEETYEALLTDICASLRAHGFRHIILIGDSGGNQDGMKHVAQQLNRSSQGGRLHYIPEYYDFAAVADWLEERGISQTPEGLHDDFGMTAMMMSVDPQSVRTKQRLAADRFHINGVDLAPAEQTMDWGRRLISFRAELTVQAIKKALAE